In one Pseudarthrobacter oxydans genomic region, the following are encoded:
- a CDS encoding 4'-phosphopantetheinyl transferase superfamily protein: protein MDARLALRAVDITTDVRCPQAHQDGPEGFVPERAEELRAAALEPAAAQRFLAGRAALRRFAGDVLDLPASQLRSSYSCPQCGSGPGLSHGRPGFTHRGRRLPLLLSMARTGNWVLLAAVTSPGRGERLGVDAENPERLGFEGFDAVALSRSEELTLAGLEGKALLRERARLWSRKEAWLKMTGEGLRVDPRTVAALEEPGVQDLPSAATGLPASLVAAVALG, encoded by the coding sequence ATGGACGCCAGGCTGGCCCTGCGGGCAGTGGATATCACAACTGATGTCCGCTGCCCGCAGGCGCATCAGGACGGCCCGGAAGGGTTCGTCCCTGAACGTGCAGAGGAACTGCGGGCCGCGGCCCTGGAGCCGGCTGCTGCGCAGCGTTTCCTGGCCGGCAGGGCAGCGCTGCGCCGTTTTGCGGGCGACGTGCTCGATCTGCCGGCATCGCAGCTGCGGTCCTCCTACTCCTGTCCCCAATGCGGCTCCGGACCCGGACTCTCCCACGGCCGGCCGGGCTTCACGCACCGGGGCCGGCGCTTGCCCCTGTTGCTGAGCATGGCCAGGACCGGCAACTGGGTGCTGCTCGCCGCGGTTACGTCGCCGGGCAGGGGAGAACGGCTGGGGGTGGACGCCGAAAATCCGGAACGGCTCGGCTTCGAGGGGTTCGACGCCGTGGCGTTGTCCCGCTCGGAGGAGCTCACCCTCGCGGGGCTGGAAGGAAAGGCGCTCCTGCGCGAACGTGCCCGGCTCTGGAGCCGGAAGGAGGCCTGGCTCAAAATGACCGGCGAGGGGCTTCGGGTGGATCCCCGCACGGTAGCCGCGTTGGAGGAACCTGGAGTACAGGACCTGCCGTCTGCTGCTACGGGGCTGCCGGCGTCGCTGGTCGCCGCCGTCGCCTTGGGCTAA
- a CDS encoding Pls/PosA family non-ribosomal peptide synthetase, producing the protein MREQARHQPQLAGAAAAPPARTLVDILLETAERFPDASALDDGRRSLSYAQLLAEVRSAGRAMHHAGLGAGDRIGVRIPSGTNRLYVSILAILLIGAAYVPVDADDPEERARLVFAEAGVAAVVTEKGITLNGSRPTPHPAARTADVDDDAWVIFTSGSTGTPKGVAVRHRSAAAFVDAEARLFLTAEPIGTADRVLAGLSVAFDASCEEMWLAWRHGACLVPAPRALVRTGMDLGPWLISHGITVVSTVPTLAALWPAEALENVRLLIFGGEACPPELAERLAVDGREVWNTYGPTEATVVACAAPLGGPGPVRIGRPLDGWDLAVVDEGGIPVPEGGVGELIIGGVGLARYLDAAKDADKYASFPTLGWDRAYRSGDLVRYEAEGLIFMGRADEQVKLGGRRIELGEVDAALQALPGIAGAAAAVRTTAAGNQILVGYLAPAGPPGPDLAAARKLLADSLPAALIPLLAVVDSLPTKTSGKVDRHALPWPLTGSGADEAGQAPLNLPDDAQWIVEQWGAVLGSNATSLDADFFAAGGGSLAAAQLVSALRVRYPTITVADIYATPRVGALIDVARQSLPDGTPAGPAEVRTVRPTARKSQVFQTLMGVPLHILVGMRWLTYLMAANNLLAGLAGFTAAATVSWWWVGASWLVFVSPAGRMLLSVAAARILLRNVKPGTYPRSGKVHLRLWLAEQIQDLAGAVSLASAPWVPYYARALGAKIGSNVNLHSLPPVTGLLSLGTGANVEPEVDLSGWWIDGDSVHIGAIRIGAGATVGARSTLMPGASIGAGGQVEPGSAVLGKVKAGQVVAGSPAERRGKAKQNWPAQPDTGAMLARLWFTAFAAASALLAMIPYLSAGAACLVAFLFIRGHSSLSEAWLPLLGSLPLAALAWFTANLLLVLGTTRLLGLGLREGYYRVRSRIGWQIWATERVLDLARDLLFPVYASLFTPVWLRLLGAKVGKNVEASTVLLVPKMTTVGEGAFLADDTMVASYELGGGWLRIAPAKIGKRSFLGNSGMTGAGRNVPKNSLVAVLSATPSKAKSGTSWLGSPPVRLRRTAIASDSSLTYRPPPRLKLARALWEACRFVPVALTVGLAAGVLLALDWLAASFNYAAAALLGGIVMLLAGAVAAASAVVAKWLLIGRIRAGEHPLWSSFIWRNEVVDTFIEMVSAPWFARAATGTPALVWWLRGLGARIGPGTWCESYWLPEADLVTLGANSTVNRGCVVQTHLFHDRIMSIGPVTLEDGATMGPHGVILPQARIGHGGTVGPASLVMRGETVPAGTYWMGNPVSPWAGPGVPAPRPK; encoded by the coding sequence ATCCGGGAGCAGGCCCGCCACCAGCCGCAGCTGGCCGGCGCCGCTGCCGCTCCCCCGGCACGGACGCTGGTGGACATCCTGCTGGAGACCGCGGAACGGTTTCCCGATGCCTCAGCCCTCGACGACGGCCGCAGGTCCCTGAGCTACGCCCAGCTGCTGGCGGAAGTACGCTCCGCCGGGCGGGCGATGCACCACGCCGGACTGGGCGCAGGCGACAGGATCGGCGTGCGGATCCCCTCCGGCACCAACAGGTTGTACGTTTCCATCCTTGCCATCCTGCTCATCGGCGCCGCCTACGTCCCCGTCGACGCGGACGATCCCGAAGAGCGCGCCAGGCTCGTCTTCGCTGAAGCCGGGGTAGCCGCCGTGGTCACGGAAAAGGGCATCACCCTCAACGGCAGCAGGCCCACGCCCCACCCCGCCGCCCGGACCGCGGATGTGGACGACGACGCCTGGGTGATCTTCACGTCCGGCTCAACCGGAACGCCGAAGGGCGTTGCCGTACGGCACCGTTCTGCTGCCGCCTTCGTTGACGCCGAAGCCCGGCTCTTCCTCACGGCGGAGCCGATCGGAACGGCAGACCGGGTGCTGGCGGGGCTGTCGGTGGCGTTCGACGCGTCCTGCGAGGAAATGTGGCTTGCCTGGCGGCACGGTGCCTGCCTGGTCCCCGCCCCCCGCGCCCTGGTGCGAACAGGGATGGACCTGGGCCCCTGGCTCATCAGCCACGGGATCACCGTTGTGTCCACGGTCCCCACCTTGGCAGCCCTCTGGCCCGCCGAAGCGCTCGAGAACGTCCGGTTGCTGATCTTCGGCGGGGAGGCATGCCCGCCGGAACTGGCGGAGCGGCTGGCCGTTGACGGCAGGGAAGTGTGGAACACGTATGGCCCCACCGAGGCCACCGTGGTGGCCTGCGCTGCACCGCTGGGCGGGCCGGGTCCGGTGCGGATCGGCCGTCCGCTGGATGGCTGGGACCTGGCTGTGGTGGACGAGGGCGGGATTCCCGTTCCCGAGGGAGGCGTTGGCGAACTCATCATCGGCGGCGTAGGGCTTGCCCGCTACCTTGACGCGGCCAAGGATGCCGACAAGTACGCGTCGTTTCCCACGCTCGGCTGGGACCGCGCCTACCGCTCGGGGGACCTCGTCCGCTACGAAGCCGAGGGCCTCATCTTCATGGGCCGTGCCGATGAGCAGGTCAAGCTGGGTGGCCGCAGGATCGAACTCGGCGAAGTCGACGCAGCCCTGCAGGCCCTGCCGGGCATCGCGGGCGCTGCTGCCGCCGTCCGGACGACGGCGGCGGGGAACCAGATCCTGGTGGGGTACCTTGCGCCGGCGGGACCTCCTGGGCCCGACCTGGCCGCCGCCCGCAAGCTCCTCGCTGACAGCCTTCCGGCTGCGCTGATTCCGCTGCTGGCCGTCGTCGACTCCCTGCCTACCAAGACCAGCGGCAAGGTGGACCGCCATGCCCTGCCCTGGCCGCTCACCGGCAGCGGAGCCGACGAAGCAGGCCAGGCCCCGCTGAACCTTCCCGATGACGCCCAGTGGATCGTCGAGCAGTGGGGCGCGGTCCTTGGCAGTAACGCAACCAGCCTCGACGCGGATTTCTTTGCGGCCGGGGGCGGGTCCCTTGCCGCCGCGCAGCTCGTCTCTGCGCTGCGCGTCCGCTACCCCACCATCACAGTGGCAGACATCTACGCGACGCCGCGCGTCGGGGCCCTGATCGATGTGGCCCGGCAGTCACTGCCGGACGGCACTCCCGCCGGCCCTGCCGAGGTCCGAACTGTCCGGCCCACGGCCCGGAAGTCGCAGGTTTTCCAGACGTTGATGGGCGTCCCGCTGCACATCCTCGTGGGCATGCGGTGGCTGACCTACCTGATGGCGGCCAATAACCTGCTGGCAGGACTGGCCGGCTTCACCGCCGCAGCCACGGTGTCCTGGTGGTGGGTGGGTGCGTCCTGGCTGGTGTTCGTCAGCCCTGCCGGTCGCATGCTCCTCTCCGTCGCAGCAGCCCGGATCCTGCTCCGGAACGTCAAGCCGGGCACCTATCCCAGATCGGGGAAAGTCCATCTCCGGCTCTGGCTGGCTGAGCAGATCCAGGACCTTGCGGGAGCGGTCAGCCTGGCGAGCGCACCCTGGGTGCCGTACTACGCCCGCGCCCTCGGCGCGAAGATCGGGAGCAACGTTAACCTGCACTCGCTGCCGCCGGTGACCGGGCTCCTGTCGCTGGGCACCGGAGCCAACGTGGAGCCCGAAGTCGACCTTTCGGGATGGTGGATCGACGGTGACAGCGTGCACATCGGAGCCATCCGGATCGGCGCAGGCGCCACCGTGGGGGCCCGGAGCACCCTGATGCCCGGCGCCAGCATCGGCGCCGGCGGCCAGGTGGAGCCCGGTTCGGCGGTCCTGGGCAAGGTCAAGGCGGGCCAGGTTGTGGCCGGCTCGCCGGCAGAACGCCGGGGCAAGGCGAAACAGAACTGGCCGGCCCAGCCGGACACCGGCGCCATGCTTGCCCGGCTCTGGTTTACCGCCTTCGCGGCCGCCAGCGCACTGCTGGCCATGATCCCCTACCTTTCCGCAGGCGCTGCCTGCCTGGTGGCCTTCCTGTTCATCAGGGGCCACAGCTCCCTGTCCGAGGCCTGGCTTCCCCTGCTGGGCTCCCTGCCCCTTGCCGCCCTGGCCTGGTTCACCGCCAACCTGCTGCTGGTCCTGGGAACCACCCGACTGCTCGGCCTGGGCCTGCGTGAAGGCTACTACCGCGTGCGGAGCCGGATCGGCTGGCAGATCTGGGCTACCGAGCGTGTGCTGGACCTGGCCCGGGACCTCCTGTTTCCCGTCTACGCCAGCCTCTTCACGCCCGTCTGGCTTCGCCTGCTGGGAGCAAAAGTCGGCAAGAACGTCGAGGCCTCCACCGTGCTGCTGGTTCCCAAGATGACCACCGTGGGAGAGGGCGCGTTCCTGGCGGATGACACGATGGTGGCCTCCTACGAGCTTGGCGGCGGCTGGTTGCGGATCGCCCCGGCCAAGATCGGCAAGCGCTCCTTCCTGGGCAACTCGGGCATGACGGGAGCCGGCCGTAATGTTCCCAAGAACTCGCTGGTGGCCGTGCTGTCCGCGACGCCGTCCAAGGCCAAGTCCGGAACCTCCTGGCTGGGCAGCCCTCCTGTCCGGCTGCGGCGCACGGCCATCGCCTCGGACAGTTCGCTCACCTACCGGCCGCCTCCCAGGCTGAAGCTGGCACGTGCGTTGTGGGAGGCCTGCCGGTTCGTTCCCGTGGCGCTCACTGTGGGCCTTGCCGCGGGCGTGCTGCTGGCCCTGGACTGGCTCGCCGCATCCTTCAACTACGCCGCGGCGGCCCTGCTGGGAGGCATAGTGATGCTGCTGGCCGGTGCCGTGGCCGCGGCCAGTGCCGTGGTTGCCAAATGGCTGCTCATCGGCCGTATCAGGGCCGGGGAACACCCGCTGTGGAGCTCGTTCATCTGGCGGAACGAAGTGGTGGATACGTTCATAGAAATGGTCAGCGCGCCGTGGTTCGCCCGGGCCGCCACCGGCACGCCGGCCCTTGTGTGGTGGTTGCGGGGACTGGGCGCCAGGATCGGCCCCGGAACATGGTGCGAGAGCTACTGGCTGCCGGAAGCCGACCTTGTCACCCTGGGAGCGAACTCCACGGTCAACCGCGGCTGCGTGGTGCAAACGCACCTGTTCCACGACCGCATCATGAGCATCGGCCCTGTTACGCTCGAAGACGGCGCAACGATGGGACCGCACGGTGTCATCCTCCCGCAGGCGCGCATCGGCCACGGCGGAACGGTGGGACCGGCTTCCCTGGTCATGCGCGGGGAAACGGTTCCGGCCGGAACCTACTGGATGGGCAACCCCGTCAGTCCATGGGCCGGCCCCGGCGTTCCTGCACCCCGCCCGAAGTAA
- a CDS encoding M1 family metallopeptidase codes for MSLPEPATSGPAAGTAIPGVLSDPYMPGHGSDSYRVSRYEVDLDYRMAANRLSGRAVIHATAARQASAVVLDLAGLRAVKVQLNGRRVRRFSQRAEQLVVQLDAGLAVGETFTLDVRYEGNPAPRRGLWGEVGWEELTDGVLVAGQPNGAPSWFPCNDHPRSKASYRITVTTDANYRAVCNGRLVGHSTRASRETWTYEQEEPMATYLATVQIGRYESLVLDPGDAPGGVLQTAAVPPALAGAARQGLRLQPDMMRTFVRCFGPYPFSEYTVVVADDVLEIPLEAQTMAILGRNHLSLDWDAQRLIAHELSHQWFGNSLTVRGWHDIWLHEGFACYAEWIWSEAAGVMTAQDRAAAAWRRLSAAGQDLLIGDPGPALMFDDRVYKRGALALHALRMHCGDLAFFTLLQEWTRTHRHGSVSTADFILMANGVAGIDAEAVLHPWLFELALPPLPAPRSRRG; via the coding sequence ATGAGTCTTCCTGAACCAGCAACCTCCGGACCTGCCGCCGGGACAGCCATCCCGGGAGTGCTGTCCGACCCCTACATGCCGGGCCACGGTAGCGACTCGTACCGCGTGTCCCGCTACGAAGTGGACCTCGACTACCGGATGGCCGCCAACCGGCTCAGCGGCCGTGCCGTCATTCACGCCACGGCGGCCCGGCAGGCGTCCGCCGTCGTCCTGGACCTGGCAGGCCTTCGCGCCGTTAAGGTGCAGCTGAACGGGCGGCGCGTGCGGAGGTTCTCGCAGCGCGCTGAACAACTGGTGGTCCAGCTCGACGCCGGCCTCGCCGTCGGCGAAACGTTCACCCTGGACGTCCGTTATGAGGGCAATCCTGCGCCGCGCCGCGGGCTGTGGGGCGAGGTGGGCTGGGAGGAACTGACCGACGGCGTGCTGGTGGCTGGCCAGCCCAACGGCGCACCGTCCTGGTTTCCGTGCAACGACCATCCGCGGAGCAAGGCAAGCTACCGGATCACGGTAACTACCGACGCCAATTACCGTGCCGTCTGCAACGGCCGACTGGTAGGGCACAGCACCAGGGCCAGCCGGGAGACCTGGACCTACGAGCAGGAGGAGCCCATGGCCACCTACCTGGCCACGGTCCAGATCGGGCGGTATGAATCCCTGGTCCTTGACCCGGGTGACGCTCCGGGAGGCGTGCTCCAGACCGCGGCCGTCCCGCCCGCACTGGCAGGGGCTGCCCGCCAGGGGCTGCGCCTCCAGCCCGACATGATGCGCACCTTCGTCAGGTGCTTTGGTCCTTACCCATTTTCCGAGTACACGGTTGTGGTGGCCGACGATGTCCTGGAAATTCCGCTGGAAGCCCAGACCATGGCCATTCTGGGCCGCAACCACCTCAGCCTGGACTGGGATGCCCAGCGCCTGATCGCCCATGAACTCTCGCACCAGTGGTTCGGAAACTCCCTGACAGTCCGCGGGTGGCACGACATTTGGCTGCACGAGGGGTTTGCCTGCTACGCCGAATGGATCTGGTCCGAGGCGGCCGGAGTGATGACCGCCCAGGACAGGGCGGCCGCGGCCTGGCGCAGGCTTTCCGCCGCCGGGCAGGACCTGCTCATCGGCGACCCCGGACCGGCCCTGATGTTTGACGACCGTGTCTATAAGCGCGGGGCCTTGGCGCTGCACGCACTGCGCATGCATTGCGGGGACCTTGCGTTCTTCACCCTGTTGCAGGAATGGACCAGGACCCACCGCCACGGCTCGGTCTCAACGGCCGACTTCATCCTGATGGCGAACGGCGTAGCGGGCATCGACGCCGAAGCAGTGCTCCACCCCTGGCTCTTCGAGCTCGCGCTCCCGCCGTTGCCTGCCCCGCGAAGCCGGCGGGGTTAG
- the pheT gene encoding phenylalanine--tRNA ligase subunit beta: protein MRIPISWLREFAEVPAGATAEDVMAELVKVGFEEEDVHRPTDTLKGPIVVGQVLSLVKEPQTNGKTINWCQVRVVPEGQEQTLTGKGIDPSGVQGIICGAHNFVEGDKVVVTLPGAVLPGDFHISARKTYGHLSAGMIASVRELGIGEDHDGILVLSRIGLDPEVGTDAMELLGLYDEAAEINVTPDRGYAFSIRGVAREYAHATGTTFTDPASRVNAPAELSGGYGVKLNDDAPIYGNAGCDRFVARTVRGVDATRPTPPWMVSRLRLAGIRSISLPVDISNYVMLELGQPTHCYDLDKLSGDIVVRRAAAGEKITTLDGKVRTLDAEDLLITDDSGAIGIAGVMGGADTEVSDDTTNILVEAAHFDEVSISRSRRRHKLPSEASKRFERGVDWQVAGIAAQRVVDLLVELAGGTADEAGTDVGTAPDSVAIELPAAFAAARIGIDFTEEQIVTSLEDLGAAVEKSDGGWTVTAPSWRHDLETKEDLSEEIARLVGYDQIPATLPVAPPGRGLTRVQQQRRRLIQALADAGLTEVLAYPFVSKASNDTFGVPEEGAVRTAVKLANPISEEQGFLRTSILPGLIEVAKRNHSRGFRDLALFESGLVFLPAEVMGTDSIPPLGAKPADEVLDALYDGVPAQPFHLAAVLTGHDSPAAAGHTPRPWDWADAVDIARLAGDVLGVDIVVSQGAHQAFHPGRAARLSLRTGEVVGYAGELHPKLLAASDMPPRSVALELNADALFEAAPDVIVARHISTFPVATQDVALVVPAGIPADDVLAALREGAGELLEDVALFDVYAGKGIEEGKKSLAFGLRFRADDRTLTADEASAARESAVALAAERFGAVQR from the coding sequence GTGCGTATCCCAATTTCCTGGCTGCGTGAATTCGCGGAGGTACCGGCCGGAGCGACGGCCGAAGACGTGATGGCCGAACTGGTCAAGGTGGGCTTTGAGGAAGAGGACGTCCACCGTCCCACGGACACCCTCAAGGGCCCGATCGTGGTGGGCCAGGTCCTGAGCCTGGTCAAAGAACCGCAAACCAACGGCAAGACCATCAACTGGTGCCAGGTCCGCGTTGTCCCCGAGGGGCAGGAGCAGACGCTCACCGGCAAGGGCATCGACCCCTCCGGCGTGCAGGGCATCATCTGCGGCGCCCATAACTTCGTAGAGGGCGACAAAGTGGTGGTCACGTTGCCGGGCGCCGTGCTGCCGGGCGATTTCCACATCTCCGCGCGCAAGACCTACGGCCACCTTTCCGCCGGCATGATCGCCTCCGTCCGCGAACTGGGCATCGGCGAGGACCACGACGGCATCCTGGTGCTGTCCCGCATCGGACTGGACCCCGAGGTGGGCACCGACGCCATGGAACTGCTGGGCCTCTATGACGAAGCCGCGGAAATCAATGTCACCCCGGACCGCGGCTACGCCTTCTCCATCCGCGGGGTTGCCCGCGAATACGCGCACGCCACGGGGACCACCTTCACGGATCCCGCGTCCCGCGTCAACGCTCCTGCGGAGCTCTCCGGCGGGTATGGCGTCAAGCTCAACGACGACGCGCCCATCTACGGGAACGCCGGCTGCGACCGCTTCGTGGCACGGACCGTCCGCGGCGTCGACGCCACCAGGCCCACCCCGCCGTGGATGGTGTCCCGGCTCCGGCTGGCCGGCATCCGCTCCATCTCCCTGCCGGTGGACATCTCCAACTACGTGATGCTGGAACTCGGCCAGCCCACGCACTGCTACGACCTGGACAAGCTGTCCGGGGACATTGTGGTGCGCCGTGCCGCGGCCGGCGAGAAGATCACCACCCTCGATGGCAAGGTACGCACCCTCGACGCCGAGGACCTGCTGATCACCGATGACTCCGGCGCCATCGGCATCGCCGGCGTGATGGGCGGAGCCGACACCGAGGTATCCGATGACACCACGAACATCCTGGTGGAGGCGGCGCACTTCGACGAGGTATCCATCTCCCGTTCCCGCCGTCGCCACAAACTGCCGTCCGAAGCGTCCAAGCGCTTCGAGCGCGGCGTTGACTGGCAGGTGGCCGGCATCGCCGCCCAGCGGGTGGTAGACCTCCTCGTGGAACTCGCAGGCGGCACGGCAGACGAGGCGGGAACCGACGTCGGCACCGCCCCTGACTCCGTGGCGATAGAACTTCCGGCAGCCTTCGCGGCCGCACGGATCGGCATCGACTTCACCGAAGAGCAGATTGTCACCTCCTTGGAGGACCTGGGCGCGGCCGTAGAGAAGAGCGACGGCGGCTGGACCGTGACGGCCCCCAGCTGGCGCCACGACCTGGAGACCAAGGAGGACCTCTCCGAGGAGATCGCCCGGCTGGTGGGTTACGACCAGATTCCCGCGACGCTGCCTGTGGCGCCTCCCGGCCGCGGCCTGACGCGCGTGCAGCAGCAGCGCCGCCGCCTTATCCAGGCGCTGGCTGATGCCGGCCTCACCGAAGTCCTGGCCTACCCCTTCGTGTCCAAGGCGTCCAATGACACCTTCGGCGTGCCTGAAGAGGGGGCCGTCCGGACCGCGGTCAAGCTGGCCAACCCGATCAGTGAGGAGCAGGGCTTCCTGCGCACTTCCATCCTGCCCGGGCTGATTGAGGTGGCAAAGCGGAACCACTCCCGTGGATTCCGGGACCTGGCACTCTTCGAATCGGGCCTGGTGTTCCTGCCGGCAGAGGTAATGGGCACGGACTCCATCCCGCCGCTCGGTGCCAAGCCTGCCGATGAGGTGCTGGACGCGCTGTACGACGGCGTTCCCGCCCAGCCGTTCCACCTCGCCGCAGTCCTCACGGGCCATGATTCGCCCGCCGCCGCAGGCCACACGCCGCGGCCGTGGGACTGGGCGGACGCCGTGGACATCGCCCGCCTCGCCGGGGACGTCCTGGGCGTGGACATTGTGGTCAGCCAGGGTGCGCACCAGGCGTTCCACCCGGGCCGTGCCGCCCGGTTGTCCCTGCGCACCGGCGAAGTAGTGGGCTATGCAGGAGAACTGCACCCCAAGCTGCTGGCGGCTTCCGACATGCCTCCACGCTCCGTTGCACTGGAGCTCAACGCCGACGCGCTGTTCGAGGCCGCGCCTGATGTCATCGTGGCGCGGCACATCTCCACGTTCCCGGTGGCTACCCAGGACGTGGCGCTGGTGGTTCCCGCCGGGATCCCGGCTGATGACGTACTGGCCGCCCTCCGCGAGGGTGCCGGTGAACTGCTGGAGGACGTTGCGCTCTTCGACGTGTACGCCGGCAAGGGGATCGAGGAAGGCAAGAAGTCCCTGGCTTTCGGACTCCGCTTCCGTGCCGACGACCGCACCCTGACGGCGGACGAGGCATCGGCCGCACGCGAGAGCGCCGTGGCACTGGCCGCTGAGCGCTTCGGCGCAGTCCAGCGCTAG
- a CDS encoding quinone oxidoreductase, which produces MTHAIVARQAGGPEVLEYAEVDRPVPGPGQLLLKVGAVGVNFIDTYKRSGAYKVPYPFTPGSEAAGTVAGLGEGVTGFAEGDRVATAEGTSCYAGYAVVDADKALPVPEGLDDLTAAALPLQGMTAHFLINSTFKVEPGHTVLLHAGAGGVGLLMIQLLKAKGATVVTTVSTDEKERLALDAGADHVLRYSGFTDAVRDLTGGRGADVVYDGVGKDTFDGSLAALRIRGTLVLFGAASGPVPPVDPQRLNAGGSLFLTRPTIAHHLLDAAERRWRSDEIFAAAADGSLKVRVGGTYPLAEAAQAHRDLEGRRTTGKVVLVP; this is translated from the coding sequence ATGACGCATGCAATCGTCGCACGGCAGGCAGGCGGCCCGGAAGTCCTCGAATACGCGGAGGTGGACCGGCCGGTCCCCGGCCCTGGCCAGTTGCTGCTCAAAGTGGGTGCGGTGGGAGTGAATTTCATCGACACCTACAAGCGCAGCGGCGCGTACAAGGTCCCGTACCCCTTCACGCCGGGTTCCGAAGCAGCGGGCACGGTTGCCGGACTGGGCGAAGGAGTGACGGGATTCGCCGAAGGAGACCGCGTGGCCACCGCCGAGGGCACCAGCTGCTACGCCGGCTACGCCGTGGTGGATGCAGACAAGGCCCTGCCAGTGCCCGAGGGACTCGACGACCTCACCGCCGCCGCCCTCCCGCTGCAGGGAATGACCGCCCACTTCCTGATCAACTCCACCTTCAAGGTGGAACCGGGGCACACTGTACTGCTCCACGCTGGCGCGGGCGGTGTTGGCCTGCTGATGATCCAGCTGCTCAAAGCCAAGGGCGCCACCGTGGTCACCACGGTGTCCACGGATGAAAAGGAGCGGCTCGCCCTCGACGCCGGCGCGGACCATGTGCTGCGCTACAGCGGATTTACCGACGCCGTCAGGGACCTCACCGGCGGCAGGGGCGCCGACGTCGTGTACGACGGCGTGGGAAAGGACACCTTCGACGGCTCGCTGGCCGCCCTGCGCATCAGGGGGACGCTGGTGCTTTTCGGCGCCGCCTCGGGTCCCGTTCCCCCGGTGGATCCGCAACGGCTCAACGCCGGCGGCTCGCTCTTCCTGACCCGGCCCACGATCGCGCACCACCTCCTGGACGCGGCGGAACGGCGCTGGCGCTCGGACGAAATCTTCGCCGCCGCCGCCGACGGCAGCCTGAAAGTGAGGGTGGGCGGAACCTATCCCCTGGCCGAGGCCGCCCAGGCGCACCGCGACCTTGAAGGGCGCCGCACCACCGGCAAGGTGGTCCTGGTTCCGTAG
- the pheS gene encoding phenylalanine--tRNA ligase subunit alpha: MTETLPGAAIPNPTDEAAITAAVDQAVAAITGAATLDELKAVRLAHTGEKSPLSLANREIGKLPKDQKAVAGKLMGASRGRVNKALADRTAELEAENDARILLEETVDVTAAPRRRRAGARHPLSTLQDRVADIFVGMGWEIAEGPEVESEWFNFDALNFKPDHPAREMQDTFFVEPPEAHLLMRTHTSPVQVRSMLERELPIYVLCPGKVFRTDELDATHTPVFHQFEGLAIDKKLSMADLRGTLEHFARQMFGDEAQIRLRPNYFPFTEPSAELDIFHPGAKGGPAWIEWGGCGMVNPNVLRAAGIDPDVYSGFAFGMGIERTLMFRNEVGDMRDMIEGDVRFSEHFGMEI, from the coding sequence ATGACTGAAACTTTGCCGGGCGCCGCCATCCCGAACCCCACGGATGAAGCCGCCATCACTGCCGCCGTAGACCAGGCCGTTGCCGCCATCACCGGCGCGGCCACCCTTGACGAGCTGAAGGCGGTGAGGCTCGCCCACACCGGCGAGAAGTCTCCCCTCAGCCTTGCGAACCGCGAAATCGGCAAGCTGCCCAAGGACCAGAAGGCCGTGGCCGGAAAGCTGATGGGTGCCTCCCGCGGGCGGGTCAACAAGGCGCTCGCGGACCGCACGGCCGAGCTGGAAGCCGAAAACGACGCCCGTATCCTGCTGGAAGAGACGGTTGACGTCACGGCCGCCCCCCGCCGTCGTCGTGCCGGTGCCCGGCACCCCCTGTCCACCCTCCAGGACCGCGTGGCGGACATCTTCGTGGGCATGGGCTGGGAAATCGCCGAGGGTCCGGAAGTGGAATCGGAGTGGTTCAACTTCGACGCCCTGAACTTCAAGCCGGACCACCCGGCCCGCGAAATGCAGGACACCTTCTTCGTGGAGCCGCCCGAGGCCCACCTGCTGATGCGCACGCACACGTCCCCGGTGCAGGTCCGCTCCATGCTGGAACGCGAGCTGCCCATCTACGTGCTGTGCCCGGGCAAGGTGTTCCGCACGGACGAGCTGGACGCCACGCACACGCCGGTGTTCCACCAGTTCGAAGGCCTCGCCATCGACAAGAAGCTCAGCATGGCGGACCTGCGCGGCACCCTGGAGCACTTCGCCCGGCAGATGTTCGGTGACGAAGCCCAGATCCGGCTGCGGCCCAACTACTTCCCCTTCACGGAGCCCTCTGCCGAGCTGGACATCTTCCACCCCGGCGCCAAGGGCGGCCCGGCGTGGATCGAGTGGGGCGGCTGCGGCATGGTCAACCCCAACGTCCTGCGCGCCGCCGGCATCGACCCGGACGTCTATTCAGGTTTTGCCTTCGGCATGGGCATCGAGCGCACCCTCATGTTCCGCAACGAGGTGGGGGACATGCGCGACATGATCGAAGGCGATGTACGTTTCAGCGAGCACTTCGGGATGGAGATCTAA